In Bacteroidia bacterium, a genomic segment contains:
- a CDS encoding RHS repeat-associated core domain-containing protein, producing the protein MARNYKRSWGWGGMMAFTLSDRRRGARMYAPDEGRWKGMDALGEKYVRFSPYVYVANNPLLFVDPNGNDIFIVIDGQSQRVTQEVLDNPDNNSSVVESLRIALRIEDNYIGKYLDSKEHDVYISTSQTLTKTLTNANEFNAGEEESFKLDSKVPEKFGELETQGLDSFNGLDVSSSNEEGKTYSLVLLNSDVYGETATEESIKGNMALFAGGTEEFEKVKYQGAYELNHEAGAHIDNRNDPKYPGNPHAPAKGANPNNQWDYWGQKEVILRARVKDLYEKDKN; encoded by the coding sequence ATGGCAAGGAACTACAAACGGAGCTGGGGCTGGGGTGGTATGATGGCGTTTACCCTGAGCGATCGTCGAAGGGGGGCTAGGATGTATGCGCCCGATGAAGGGCGGTGGAAGGGGATGGATGCGTTGGGGGAAAAGTATGTGAGATTTTCTCCCTATGTGTATGTGGCAAATAATCCGTTATTGTTTGTGGACCCGAATGGGAATGATATTTTTATAGTAATTGATGGGCAATCCCAAAGGGTTACACAAGAAGTGCTAGATAATCCTGATAACAATTCTTCTGTAGTTGAATCGTTACGCATTGCTCTTCGCATTGAAGATAATTATATCGGAAAATACTTAGATAGTAAAGAGCATGACGTGTATATTTCTACATCCCAAACCCTAACGAAAACATTGACAAATGCTAATGAGTTCAATGCCGGAGAGGAAGAATCCTTTAAACTTGATTCAAAAGTTCCAGAGAAATTTGGTGAGTTGGAAACCCAAGGACTTGATTCTTTTAATGGGCTGGATGTTTCTTCATCAAATGAGGAGGGAAAAACATACTCCTTAGTCTTATTAAATAGTGATGTATATGGTGAAACGGCAACAGAAGAAAGTATTAAGGGTAATATGGCACTGTTTGCAGGAGGAACTGAAGAATTTGAGAAAGTGAAATATCAAGGCGCATATGAATTAAATCATGAAGCTGGAGCTCATATAGATAATCGGAATGATCCAAAATATCCAGGTAATCCACATGCACCAGCGAAAGGGGCCAATCCCAATAATCAATGGGATTATTGGGGTCAAAAAGAAGTAATTTTACGCGCCAGGGTTAAGGATCTTTATGAAAAAGATAAGAATTAA
- a CDS encoding DUF4160 domain-containing protein, whose product MPKLYEYLGIVLFFYSNEHEPIHVHARQGEYESKAEIFVLNGKIAEIIISDVKGRKPLKGKELNHLKTFLTHYADEIVSKWIDYFVYHREVTFEKITQKL is encoded by the coding sequence ATGCCTAAGCTTTATGAATACCTTGGAATTGTACTATTTTTTTATTCGAACGAACATGAACCGATTCATGTGCATGCACGGCAAGGAGAATACGAAAGTAAAGCCGAAATCTTTGTCTTGAATGGGAAGATTGCAGAGATTATTATTTCCGATGTAAAGGGACGTAAGCCGCTAAAAGGCAAAGAACTGAATCATTTGAAAACTTTTTTAACCCATTATGCCGACGAAATCGTAAGTAAATGGATTGACTATTTCGTCTATCATAGAGAAGTGACTTTTGAGAAGATTACGCAAAAATTGTAG
- a CDS encoding DUF2442 domain-containing protein: MKITERYQYTTKSTPVLIKEAYYIGDFAIRLRFSDGYQKLVDFKPFLEKSTHPAIKKYLQESLFQNFQIKSGNLDWNDFDLCFPIEDLYRNDLLKEFVIAGKS; this comes from the coding sequence ATGAAAATTACGGAAAGATATCAATACACGACGAAAAGCACCCCTGTTCTTATCAAAGAGGCGTATTATATTGGAGATTTTGCGATCCGTCTAAGGTTTTCGGATGGTTATCAGAAACTGGTTGATTTCAAACCTTTTCTCGAAAAATCCACTCACCCCGCAATCAAAAAATATCTTCAGGAATCTTTATTCCAAAACTTTCAGATAAAGTCCGGGAACCTCGACTGGAATGATTTTGATCTGTGTTTTCCGATAGAAGACCTATACCGAAATGATCTCCTGAAAGAATTTGTCATTGCCGGTAAATCATAA
- the lon gene encoding endopeptidase La, with protein MTFFNINFDQENFLEDEFPIISNSEEKMMAEEDIPEEISILTLKNTVLFPGVVIPITVGRDKSIQLVKEAYKTPNKIIGVVSQRNMNIEDPQKEDLFTTGTLARIHKMIRMPDGSVTIVIQGRSRFKIESFTQEQPYFRAKVKKVPEIYPLPDESRAIMYSLNIEASRIIELSPNIPSEAQIALENIDSLSFLIHFIASNLSLNVPQKQEILEIDSLKGKGELVLQYLGSELKVLELSEEIQIKVKTDLDKQQREYILRQQIRTIQDELGEAGPDSELDDLRRRAEDKIWPEEVEKAFQKEINRLSRLIPAMPDYAVIMNYIEWLLELPWQNYSEDNFDFKEVQKILDDDHYGLEKVKERILEHLAVLKLKADKKAPIICFYGPPGVGKTSLGKSIARAMNKEFIRISLGGAKDEAEIRGHRRTYIGAMPGRIIQGLKKASTSNPVLMLDEIDKVGNDFRGDPSSALLEVLDPEQNNTFRDNFLEVEYDLSQVMFICTANTLSSIHPALRDRMEIIEINGYSQEEKLEIARRHLVPKARKDHGLKASNINFSPKSIEKIIEHYTRESGVRALSQKIAAVCRGVAKEIVLFDKENVRVSEKNLTQFLGIEQFEKDLYQDLKVPGVAIGLSVSSVGGRILFIEATLTPGRGRLSMTGQLGDVMKESATLAFTYLKSQSSKFGIPYEVFNQWDVHLHVPAGAIPKDGPSAGITILTTLASVFSQRLVKPSVAMTGEITLRGKVLPVGGIKEKILAAVRAGITTIILCRENQKDVSEIKADYLKGIEVRYVSDMSDVLTLALETDKVTNAMNLLPQIREEAGKDISQLEQIRKIVAQA; from the coding sequence ATGACATTTTTCAATATAAATTTTGACCAGGAAAATTTTCTTGAGGATGAGTTTCCAATCATTTCCAATTCAGAGGAAAAAATGATGGCGGAGGAAGATATTCCGGAAGAAATCAGCATCCTCACACTCAAGAATACAGTTCTATTTCCCGGAGTTGTGATTCCCATTACCGTTGGCAGGGACAAATCAATACAGTTAGTAAAAGAAGCTTATAAAACTCCGAATAAAATCATCGGGGTCGTCTCCCAGCGAAATATGAATATTGAGGATCCTCAAAAAGAGGATCTTTTTACCACAGGTACCCTCGCGCGGATTCACAAAATGATCCGGATGCCTGACGGAAGCGTTACGATTGTCATTCAGGGTCGAAGCAGATTTAAAATAGAATCATTTACCCAGGAACAGCCCTATTTTCGGGCAAAGGTGAAAAAAGTACCGGAGATTTACCCCCTCCCGGATGAATCCCGGGCTATTATGTATAGCCTGAATATCGAGGCCTCCCGAATCATAGAGCTCTCGCCCAACATTCCAAGTGAGGCCCAAATTGCGCTGGAAAATATCGATAGCCTGAGTTTTCTGATTCATTTTATCGCATCCAACCTCAGCCTGAACGTACCCCAAAAGCAGGAAATCCTGGAAATAGACTCCCTCAAAGGAAAAGGTGAATTGGTTTTGCAATATCTGGGAAGCGAACTCAAAGTACTGGAACTGAGTGAGGAAATTCAGATAAAAGTAAAAACTGATCTCGACAAACAACAACGGGAATATATCCTGCGTCAGCAAATCCGCACCATTCAGGACGAACTGGGGGAAGCTGGGCCCGATTCAGAGCTTGACGATCTGCGCAGAAGGGCGGAAGATAAAATATGGCCGGAAGAAGTTGAAAAAGCCTTTCAAAAAGAAATAAACCGGTTAAGCAGGCTTATTCCGGCTATGCCCGACTATGCAGTGATCATGAACTATATCGAGTGGCTGCTTGAACTCCCCTGGCAAAATTATTCGGAGGATAATTTTGATTTCAAGGAAGTACAAAAAATCCTCGATGACGATCACTATGGTCTGGAAAAAGTCAAAGAAAGAATCCTTGAGCATCTGGCTGTATTAAAGCTCAAAGCAGACAAAAAAGCGCCCATTATCTGTTTCTATGGCCCTCCCGGTGTGGGAAAAACCTCTTTAGGCAAATCTATCGCAAGGGCGATGAACAAAGAATTCATCCGGATTTCCCTCGGCGGAGCAAAAGATGAAGCAGAAATTCGCGGGCACAGGCGCACCTATATTGGCGCTATGCCGGGAAGAATTATACAGGGCTTAAAAAAAGCCAGCACCAGCAATCCGGTACTCATGCTCGATGAAATCGACAAAGTAGGCAATGATTTCCGGGGAGACCCATCTTCTGCTTTGCTCGAAGTACTGGATCCAGAGCAGAACAATACTTTCAGAGATAACTTTCTGGAAGTAGAATATGACCTTTCACAGGTTATGTTTATCTGTACTGCAAATACGCTTTCTTCTATCCACCCCGCCCTCAGAGACCGGATGGAAATTATAGAAATCAATGGATACTCTCAGGAAGAAAAACTGGAAATTGCCCGTCGCCACCTGGTCCCCAAAGCCAGAAAAGATCACGGGTTGAAAGCCAGTAATATTAATTTCTCCCCCAAATCCATTGAAAAGATCATCGAACACTATACCCGCGAATCCGGCGTACGGGCACTCAGCCAAAAAATTGCTGCGGTTTGCCGGGGTGTAGCCAAGGAGATTGTCCTCTTTGACAAAGAAAACGTAAGGGTATCGGAAAAAAACCTCACGCAGTTTCTCGGCATCGAACAATTTGAAAAAGACCTTTACCAGGATTTGAAAGTGCCTGGTGTAGCCATCGGGCTTTCTGTCAGTTCGGTCGGCGGGCGTATTCTCTTTATCGAAGCTACGCTCACCCCCGGAAGAGGCAGACTCAGCATGACCGGCCAGTTGGGCGATGTAATGAAAGAATCTGCCACCCTGGCCTTTACCTACCTCAAATCACAGAGCAGCAAGTTTGGAATCCCCTATGAGGTTTTTAACCAGTGGGACGTCCACCTGCACGTGCCTGCTGGCGCCATTCCCAAAGACGGGCCTTCGGCAGGCATTACCATTCTGACGACCCTCGCATCAGTCTTTTCCCAGCGACTCGTAAAACCGTCCGTCGCGATGACAGGTGAGATTACACTCAGAGGGAAAGTGTTGCCGGTGGGAGGAATTAAAGAGAAAATCCTGGCAGCAGTGCGGGCAGGCATTACCACCATTATCCTGTGCCGCGAAAATCAGAAAGACGTCAGCGAAATCAAAGCCGATTATCTCAAAGGAATTGAGGTCAGATATGTCTCCGATATGAGCGATGTATTGACATTGGCGCTGGAAACCGATAAGGTTACCAACGCCATGAATCTTTTACCCCAAATCCGCGAAGAAGCAGGGAAGGATATCAGTCAGTTGGAGCAGATCCGGAAGATTGTCGCTCAGGCTTAG
- a CDS encoding DUF5606 domain-containing protein, producing MSAESVEIKDVVALAGAPGLHKILKADEKAIVVESMDDRKKRQLIKGNMVVTKLMDVSIYTDDDSEPLISVLKNIKEKYADGLPVNKLSSKDELMSFLEEVLPNYDKEKVYPSNVKKLVSWYEILEAFNVSLEVSTEETTEATPEKEEETAAEE from the coding sequence ATGTCCGCAGAATCTGTAGAAATTAAAGATGTCGTGGCGCTTGCTGGCGCTCCGGGATTACACAAAATCCTGAAAGCCGACGAAAAAGCCATCGTGGTAGAGTCCATGGACGACCGTAAAAAGCGGCAGTTGATCAAGGGAAATATGGTGGTAACCAAGCTGATGGATGTCAGTATCTATACCGATGATGACAGTGAGCCCCTGATCAGTGTCCTGAAAAACATCAAAGAAAAATATGCCGACGGGCTACCCGTAAACAAACTCAGCAGTAAAGATGAGTTGATGAGTTTTCTTGAAGAGGTACTGCCTAATTACGACAAGGAAAAAGTGTATCCTTCCAATGTAAAAAAACTTGTTTCCTGGTATGAAATTCTGGAGGCTTTTAATGTCAGCCTGGAAGTGAGTACAGAGGAAACTACAGAAGCTACGCCTGAGAAGGAGGAAGAAACTGCCGCAGAAGAGTAG
- a CDS encoding DUF2231 domain-containing protein, giving the protein MPFHPQTVHFPIALLYTAFGLFVWHAVRPQDWVTRSANLLHVLGLVAMILSIFSGRQAESMVEVSAETADILQRHELLGYLSIWLFTGLWVWQFIRHGKMGSVGKWVFLALFAASLGAMSYGAHEGGVMVYQWGIGVSK; this is encoded by the coding sequence ATGCCTTTTCATCCGCAAACCGTTCATTTCCCGATCGCCTTGCTATATACTGCTTTTGGCCTCTTTGTCTGGCATGCAGTACGACCGCAGGATTGGGTTACCCGGTCTGCCAATCTGCTTCATGTTTTGGGGCTGGTTGCGATGATTCTCTCGATTTTTTCGGGAAGACAAGCCGAAAGTATGGTGGAGGTTTCTGCTGAAACCGCAGATATCCTCCAACGCCATGAACTGCTCGGCTATCTTTCCATCTGGCTATTCACGGGGTTGTGGGTGTGGCAGTTTATCCGCCATGGAAAGATGGGGAGCGTCGGCAAATGGGTGTTTCTTGCCTTATTTGCCGCTTCTTTGGGCGCCATGAGTTATGGCGCCCATGAAGGCGGGGTGATGGTGTACCAGTGGGGGATAGGGGTAAGCAAGTAA
- a CDS encoding acyl-CoA dehydrogenase family protein, which translates to MIKENHKGQAVRNFEAPDYYMMDDLLTDEQKLIRASVRDWMNQHIIPHINEWAQNNECPKHLVKEMGALGLFGPSLPEKYGCPGLDEISYGLIMQEIERADSGIRSMCSVQGSLVMYPIYKYGSEEQRMKYLPLLASGELMGCFGLTEPDFGSNPGGMASSFTDEGDHYLLNGSKTWISNAPFADIAVIWAKNEAGKIHGMILERGMEGFTTPKIENKWSLRASDTGELVFDNVKVPKENLLPNVSGLRGPLGCLDKARYGISWGVIGAAMDCYHTALTYSKERIQFEKPIGSFQLTQKKLAEMLTEITKMQLLALRLGQLMNEGKASTQQISMAKRNNVENALKIAREARQILGGMGITGDYPIMRHMMNLESVVTYEGTHDIHLLITGMDITGLNAFR; encoded by the coding sequence ATGATAAAGGAAAATCATAAAGGGCAGGCCGTCAGAAACTTTGAAGCACCCGATTATTATATGATGGATGATCTGCTTACCGATGAGCAAAAGCTGATCCGCGCATCCGTCAGAGACTGGATGAATCAACACATTATTCCCCATATCAATGAATGGGCACAGAATAATGAATGTCCGAAACACCTGGTAAAAGAAATGGGCGCCCTGGGCCTTTTTGGGCCTTCTTTGCCCGAAAAATATGGGTGTCCCGGACTCGATGAAATTTCTTATGGCCTGATCATGCAGGAAATAGAAAGAGCAGATTCGGGCATTCGGTCAATGTGTTCTGTACAGGGTTCATTGGTCATGTACCCGATTTATAAGTATGGTTCAGAAGAACAGCGCATGAAGTATCTTCCACTGCTTGCTTCAGGAGAACTTATGGGATGTTTTGGTCTTACGGAACCAGACTTTGGCTCAAACCCTGGCGGAATGGCTTCCTCCTTCACCGATGAAGGCGACCATTATCTGCTGAACGGATCAAAAACCTGGATATCCAATGCACCATTTGCAGACATTGCAGTCATATGGGCAAAAAATGAAGCGGGAAAAATCCATGGGATGATTCTGGAAAGAGGCATGGAAGGATTTACTACTCCCAAAATTGAAAACAAATGGTCGCTTCGCGCTTCAGATACCGGCGAGCTTGTGTTTGACAATGTAAAAGTACCCAAAGAAAATCTATTGCCCAATGTCAGCGGTTTACGCGGCCCGCTGGGTTGTCTCGATAAGGCGCGATATGGTATTTCATGGGGGGTCATTGGCGCCGCTATGGATTGTTACCATACTGCGCTTACCTATTCGAAAGAGCGTATTCAGTTTGAAAAGCCGATCGGCAGCTTCCAGCTTACCCAGAAAAAGCTGGCTGAAATGTTGACAGAAATCACCAAGATGCAACTACTTGCACTCAGACTGGGACAACTGATGAATGAAGGCAAAGCCTCTACACAACAGATTTCTATGGCAAAACGCAATAATGTCGAAAACGCCTTAAAAATTGCCCGGGAAGCCCGGCAAATTCTCGGTGGCATGGGTATTACCGGAGACTATCCCATCATGCGGCATATGATGAATCTCGAATCAGTGGTTACCTATGAAGGGACACACGACATTCACCTGCTCATTACAGGCATGGATATTACGGGACTAAATGCTTTCCGGTAA